The Alistipes sp. ZOR0009 genome includes the window CCTTCTTCCTCAGCAGCTTGTAGACGATATTCCAATATCAATAGGGGGATATGTTCCCCAGAACTTTTCTCGCGACTTTGAAGGAATGATTCCTGCTGATAAGGCGCTATCTCGCTCGTTAAATATCCCTTTTGTAATCTTACTCCGAAAATATGGAATGGAAAAGTTTAATGCGCTAGTTAAGCGGATGGGAATGTCAACAATATCAAAAATGCCCGATCATTACGGCTTGTCAATTATATTGGGTGGCGCAGAGGGAAAACTTTGGGATTTGGTAGGTATGTATTCGGCAATGGGAGCTACTTTATCTGCTCCAGAGAAGGATAAGCTAGATTTACACTATGCTGTTGATGACGCGGATCGGGCACGGACACTTTTCCCGACCAAAGTTTTTACGCCATCGTCATGCTGGTTTACAATGGAAGCGTTATCCGATGTTACGCGACCAACGGAAGATGGCGAGTGGAGAATGTTTACATCTCGTAGTAAGGTGGCTTGGAAAACTGGGACCAGCTTTGGTTTTCGTGATGCTTGGGCTGTTGGAGTAACACCTCGATATGCTGTTGGCGTTTGGGTCGGAAATGCAGGTGGTGATGGGCGTGCGGGGTTGATGGGCGTTAGCGTTGCTGCTCCAATAATGTTTGACATTTTTGCGCAGCTTCCTGCATCAGGATGGTTTCGAAAGCCAACGGCAGATATGCAGGTTGTAGAGGTTTGTCCTGAAAGTGGGATGAAGAGAGGTAAGGCTTGTCCTTCTGCTGTGCTGCGCCATATTCCTCGAGGTATTAATAAAACAATGCCTTGCGGTTTTCACCGGATGCTACACTTGGATCCGAGTGGGAAGTTTCAGGTTACAGATAAGTGTGTTAGCGTGTCGGAAATGACAATACGACCATGGTTTGTGCTACCTCCTGCACAGGAGCAGTTTTACCGAATTTCCCACCTTGGCTATAAGCCAATGCCACCTTTTATGGAGGGGTGCGAGCCTGAACTAACAGATGGATCGAGCATGTCGTTAATTTACCCTTTTGCTTCGTCTAAAATGTATCTTCCTCGGAAAAATGGGGGAGAAAGAAGCTTGCTGGTACTAAAAGCAGCCCATCGCAATCCTTCCGCAACAATCTACTGGTATCTCGATGAGACCCTCGTCGGGCAAACAATTACGAACCACACTGTAGCCATAAACGCCGAACCTGGTCGCCATTTGCTGACGCTTACTGATGGTCGTGGAGAATCTTTAAAGCGTTATATCGAGATTTTAGGGGAGGAGCAGAGGTAGCTATCTGTTTCTTTTCCACGTTTTAGAAAATGCAACTTCGTTGCGTTTTACGCTGCGCTTATTGTTTTTCTCGGCATCAAAAAAGAATACGAGATTAAACTGCTGTTCAGGCTTCTTATATTCTTTGCAAAACTGTTTCGCAAAGTCGTTTGGCGAATAGAATCTTTTTCCTTGCAGCTCGCCCATTTCAAACTTTACACCAAGTTTATTTGGCGATGCGCAATAAGAAAGATAGATAAGTTCGCTACAAACGAGCTCGTTATCGTTGCTAAAATCGAACAGGTAGTCGTAAGGCGTGTCTAGATATTCGAAAGCAGATAGCAATGATTTGAAGATATCCTCGCATTGAAGGTTGGTTCTAAGCGCAGCAAGATAGTCTACTTTGGCAATATGTTCGATTGGGTTTAGCACTACGCCATCTGCAATGGCTTCGATGATGATGTTGGAGCTATTCAAAAGCCTTGCATACACCTCGGGATAGTTGTCGCAAATATATTCCGAGGGTTTTTGCCCATCAAGCATTGGAATGCC containing:
- the pbpC gene encoding penicillin-binding protein 1C, whose protein sequence is MDKIVLQKIKNRFACWVKRPIFWIIALFVVAFLLLPPARVNSPCSTVVEDAAGNLLGAVIATDGQWRFPEADSIPYKYEQCLLEFEDSYYYYHPGVNPISMLRAVKQNVSAGKVKSGGSTITMQLVRISRNAKDRGYWDKLYEMLLALRTELRYSKRSIIVKYASNAPFGGNVVGIEAASWRFFGVSPDKLSWAQSATLAVLPNAPGLIHPGRNRGLLLEKRNRLLKRLYDNGTLNEESYRLSLLEPLPLQPQAIPMVAPHLLTRAIADGYLGQRVKTTLDLPLQRQVASVVNSHYEVLRFNEINNAAAIVVDIRTGEVKAYVGNTNTQGDGLGGKVDIITSPRSYGSLLKPFLYAGLLSEGNLLPQQLVDDIPISIGGYVPQNFSRDFEGMIPADKALSRSLNIPFVILLRKYGMEKFNALVKRMGMSTISKMPDHYGLSIILGGAEGKLWDLVGMYSAMGATLSAPEKDKLDLHYAVDDADRARTLFPTKVFTPSSCWFTMEALSDVTRPTEDGEWRMFTSRSKVAWKTGTSFGFRDAWAVGVTPRYAVGVWVGNAGGDGRAGLMGVSVAAPIMFDIFAQLPASGWFRKPTADMQVVEVCPESGMKRGKACPSAVLRHIPRGINKTMPCGFHRMLHLDPSGKFQVTDKCVSVSEMTIRPWFVLPPAQEQFYRISHLGYKPMPPFMEGCEPELTDGSSMSLIYPFASSKMYLPRKNGGERSLLVLKAAHRNPSATIYWYLDETLVGQTITNHTVAINAEPGRHLLTLTDGRGESLKRYIEILGEEQR